A part of Caretta caretta isolate rCarCar2 chromosome 1, rCarCar1.hap1, whole genome shotgun sequence genomic DNA contains:
- the NRIP1 gene encoding nuclear receptor-interacting protein 1 isoform X2: MTHGEEPGSEMHQDSVVLTYLEGLLMHQAAGGSGTAVDKKPTGHSGEDQNFKISGNIFPNCQSNGPVLNTHTYQGSGMLHLKKARLLQSSEDWNAAKRRRLSDSIVDLNGKKEALLAGMVENVPKGKQDSTLLASLLQSFSSRLQSVALSQQIRQSLKEQGYSLSHDSLQVEKDVRCYGVATSRLKTLLKKRKAKDQKLDTTLPDVTTNLPKERFIESPHTGQNGPKVMNEPLSCAARLQAVASMVEKRSSPTASPKPSVACSQLALLLSSEAHLQQYSREHALKAQNANQVASERLAAMARLQESAQKDPGHFSLSKGMPSHFNGQMRSSAKTITSQSNMAPFQSPIGIVHSPPKNVGYKNTLERNHLKPSPSNSLLLHLLKSQNATKQTKGHEQNERPGIFEDSSTPTTVDEYSDNNPSFTEDDSSDDESSHSNCLPIDLSFKQRTDKQDSGQPASIDNLSRPLFHNWDPKIPCLDNNSMENKEDKDTTKGSKLNPHQKVTLLQLLLGHKSEDKEKNTDSQGPHSTADVATFTVQTGKRTPVTESSSANRRTPLSTPPLLISTKADSPINLSHQSSLTVKHNSPPYACSVQPERLMNPASKHLIDLTKNKELKGTKMNRNESAQNSAAFSASKLLQNLAQCGMQTSMSGEEQRTSKQLLTVNTDKPIGLIDRLNSPLLTNVSGKFEENNKIFNCHPTPTEQGLPSSEIENLLERRTVLQLLLGTPNKGKSEKKERMLLKDESSQEQVDKALSEQILTVKIKTEPCEESDVPHNPNAQPIRESKGNTFQGIACSVQRNTGASPASEDLKPEPLSHEDFSFSKNGLLSRLLRQNQDSYPVDDLDRSHRNSELTLLDSKSLCTIPKKRKFHTEPSESPLKKKGGNSVNSQEAHDKDIWSEPSFTENSTPVTIKEELLPDTEPKIPFHNLRSPYNSHMGNKSSHQHNVNGEVYGLLEKVLTIKKEPE; this comes from the exons ATGACTCATGGAGAAGAGCCTGGCTCTGAGATGCACCAGGATTCTGTTGTTCTAACTTACCTAGAGGGATTACTAATGCATCAGGCAGCGGGAGGCTCAGGTACTGCAGTTGACAAAAAGCCTACTGGGCATAGTGGAGAGGATCAAAACTTTAAGATTTCTGGAAATATATTTCCCAACTGTCAAAGTAATGGTCCAGTTCTTAACACACATACATATCAGGGATCTGGCATGTTGCATCTCAAAAAAGCAAGACTATTACAGTCTTCTGAAGACTGGAATGCAGCAAAGAGAAGGCGGTTGTCTGATTCCATTGTGGATTTGAATGGAAAAAAAGAAGCTTTGTTAGCTGGCATGGTTGAAAATGTGCCTAAAGGCAAACAGGATAGCACACTACTTGCCTCTTTGCTTCAGTCGTTCAGCTCTAGGCTGCAGAGTGTTGCTCTGTCACAACAGATTAGGCAGAGCCTCAAGGAGCAAGGGTATTCCCTCAGCCATGATTCTTTACAAGTGGAGAAAGATGTAAGGTGCTATGGTGTTGCAACTAGTCGCTTGAAGACTCtgctgaagaaaagaaaagcaaaagatcAAAAGCTGGACACCACTCTGCCTGATGTAACAACGAACCTGCCTAAAGAGAGGTTTATAGAATCTCCACATACAGGGCAGAATGGACCCAAGGTGATGAATGAGCCTCTGTCATGTGCTGCAAGATTACAAGCAGTTGCAAGCATGGTAGAGAAAAGATCTAGTCCTACTGCTTCTCCTAAACCCAGCGTAGCTTGTAGTCAGCTAGCTTTACTTCTTTCAAGTGAAGCTCATTTGCAGCAGTATTCCAGGGAACATGCTTTAAAAGCACAAAATGCAAATCAGGTAGCAAGCGAGAGACTTGCTGCTATGGCGAGATTACAAGAAAGTGCCCAGAAAGACCCTGGCCATTTCAGTCTGTCAAAAGGAATGCCAAGCCATTTTAATGGTCAAATGAGatcatcagcaaaaacaataacTAGCCAGAGCAATATGGCACCATTTCAGAGCCCCATTGGAATCGTTCATTCTCCTCCCAAAAATGTAGGATACAAAAATACGTTGGAAAGAAACCATTTAAAACCATCTCCCAGCAACAGTTTGCTGTTACATCTTCTTAAAAGTCAGAATGcaactaaacaaacaaaagggcATGAGCAGAATGAGAGGCCGGGTATTTTTGAGGACAGTAGCACACCAACTACTGTGGATGAGTATTCAGACAACAATCCTAGTTTTACAGAAGATGACAGCAGTGACGATGAAAGTTCCCATTCTAACTGTCTTCCTATAGATTTATCTTTCAAACAGAGGACAGACAAACAAGATTCTGGACAGCCTGCTTCTATAGATAATCTGAGTCGGCCATTGTTTCATAATTGGGATCCAAAAATTCCATGTCTAGATAACAACAGTATGGAGAATAAAGAAGATAAAGACACTACTAAAGGTTCTAAACTGAATCCACATCAGAAAGTAACACTGCTTCAGTTATTACTTGGGCATAAGAGTGAAGATAAAGAGAAAAATACAGACTCTCAGGGACCACACAGTACAGCTGATGTGGCAACATTTACTGTACAAACTGGTAAGAGGACTCCTGTGACAGAAAGTTCCAGTGCAAATCGAAGAACTCCATTAAGCACTCCACCTTTGCTTATTTCTACAAAAGCAGACTCTCCTATAAATCTCTCCCACCAATCTTCTCTAACAGTCAAACATAATTCTCCACCATATGCTTGCAGCGTCCAGCCAGAGAGGTTAATGAATCCAGCATCTAAACATTTGATAGATCTTACAAAAAATAAAGAACTTAAAGGAACTAAAATGAACAGAAATGAAAGTGCACAAAATTCTGCAGCTTTCAGTGCCAGCAAGCTGTTGCAGAACTTAGCTCAATGTGGAATGCAGACTTCCATGTCAGGTGAAGAGCAAAGAACGAGCAAACAGCTGCTAACAGTAAATACAGATAAACCTATAGGGTTGATTGATAGATTGAATAGTCCTTTGCTCACAAATGTATCAGGTAAATttgaagaaaacaacaaaatattcaATTGTCATCCTACACCCACTGAACAAGGACTTCCTAGTTCAGAAATAGAAAATCTCCTTGAAAGACGCACTGTCCTTCAGTTGCTTCTGGGAACCCCCAATAAAGGTAAAAGTGAAAAGAAAGAGAGGATGCTTTTAAAAGATGAAAGCTCACAAGAACAGGTGGATAAGGCTTTGAGTGAGCAAATATTGACtgtgaaaataaaaactgaacCTTGTGAAGAATCAGATGTTCCTCATAATCCAAATGCACAGCCAATAAGAGAGAGTAAGGGTAACACATTTCAAGGAATAGCTTGTTCAGTGCAGAGAAACACAGGTGCCTCTCCGGCATCTGAGGACTTGAAACCTGAGCCTCTTTCACatgaagatttttctttttcaaaaaatgGCTTGTTAAGTCGATTGCTGAGACAGAATCAAGATAGTTACCCCGTTGATGATCTGGACAGAAGTCACAGAAATAGTGAACTGACACTTCTAGACTCAAAGAGCCTTTGCACCATTCCTAAGAAGAGGAAATTTCATACTGAGCCTTCAGAAAGTccattaaaaaag AAAGGAGGCAATTCTGTTAATAGCCAAGAAGCACATGATAAGGACATTTGGAGTGAACCTTCATTTACGGAAAATTCAACTCCTGTTACAATAAAGGAGGAGTTATTACCTGACACAGAACCTAAAATTCCTTTTCATAATTTAAGAAGCCCTTACAATAGCCATATGGGGAATAAGAGCTCCCATCAACACAATGTGAATGGAGAAGTGTATGGACTCTTGGAAAAGGTGCTAACAATCAAAAAAGAACCTGAGTGA
- the NRIP1 gene encoding nuclear receptor-interacting protein 1 isoform X1 translates to MTHGEEPGSEMHQDSVVLTYLEGLLMHQAAGGSGTAVDKKPTGHSGEDQNFKISGNIFPNCQSNGPVLNTHTYQGSGMLHLKKARLLQSSEDWNAAKRRRLSDSIVDLNGKKEALLAGMVENVPKGKQDSTLLASLLQSFSSRLQSVALSQQIRQSLKEQGYSLSHDSLQVEKDVRCYGVATSRLKTLLKKRKAKDQKLDTTLPDVTTNLPKERFIESPHTGQNGPKVMNEPLSCAARLQAVASMVEKRSSPTASPKPSVACSQLALLLSSEAHLQQYSREHALKAQNANQVASERLAAMARLQESAQKDPGHFSLSKGMPSHFNGQMRSSAKTITSQSNMAPFQSPIGIVHSPPKNVGYKNTLERNHLKPSPSNSLLLHLLKSQNATKQTKGHEQNERPGIFEDSSTPTTVDEYSDNNPSFTEDDSSDDESSHSNCLPIDLSFKQRTDKQDSGQPASIDNLSRPLFHNWDPKIPCLDNNSMENKEDKDTTKGSKLNPHQKVTLLQLLLGHKSEDKEKNTDSQGPHSTADVATFTVQTGKRTPVTESSSANRRTPLSTPPLLISTKADSPINLSHQSSLTVKHNSPPYACSVQPERLMNPASKHLIDLTKNKELKGTKMNRNESAQNSAAFSASKLLQNLAQCGMQTSMSGEEQRTSKQLLTVNTDKPIGLIDRLNSPLLTNVSGKFEENNKIFNCHPTPTEQGLPSSEIENLLERRTVLQLLLGTPNKGKSEKKERMLLKDESSQEQVDKALSEQILTVKIKTEPCEESDVPHNPNAQPIRESKGNTFQGIACSVQRNTGASPASEDLKPEPLSHEDFSFSKNGLLSRLLRQNQDSYPVDDLDRSHRNSELTLLDSKSLCTIPKKRKFHTEPSESPLKKVKSNVTDASNNHMSPAETLYRPLLNQQELKFNRSDLEFKYTAGHGSNNESENRSWSRDSKGFNVLKQLLLSENSERDFSQHRNNAVTEGKKKGNKNNVANNKPECSISSINALMGNPVQPNSCVDHRTFQYPVAVKSPASSPFSEHLGCTVSRPESDQFSVCPIPSEKGPIRWVITGMDKGEYEKDSPRLTKTNPILYYMLQKGGNSVNSQEAHDKDIWSEPSFTENSTPVTIKEELLPDTEPKIPFHNLRSPYNSHMGNKSSHQHNVNGEVYGLLEKVLTIKKEPE, encoded by the coding sequence ATGACTCATGGAGAAGAGCCTGGCTCTGAGATGCACCAGGATTCTGTTGTTCTAACTTACCTAGAGGGATTACTAATGCATCAGGCAGCGGGAGGCTCAGGTACTGCAGTTGACAAAAAGCCTACTGGGCATAGTGGAGAGGATCAAAACTTTAAGATTTCTGGAAATATATTTCCCAACTGTCAAAGTAATGGTCCAGTTCTTAACACACATACATATCAGGGATCTGGCATGTTGCATCTCAAAAAAGCAAGACTATTACAGTCTTCTGAAGACTGGAATGCAGCAAAGAGAAGGCGGTTGTCTGATTCCATTGTGGATTTGAATGGAAAAAAAGAAGCTTTGTTAGCTGGCATGGTTGAAAATGTGCCTAAAGGCAAACAGGATAGCACACTACTTGCCTCTTTGCTTCAGTCGTTCAGCTCTAGGCTGCAGAGTGTTGCTCTGTCACAACAGATTAGGCAGAGCCTCAAGGAGCAAGGGTATTCCCTCAGCCATGATTCTTTACAAGTGGAGAAAGATGTAAGGTGCTATGGTGTTGCAACTAGTCGCTTGAAGACTCtgctgaagaaaagaaaagcaaaagatcAAAAGCTGGACACCACTCTGCCTGATGTAACAACGAACCTGCCTAAAGAGAGGTTTATAGAATCTCCACATACAGGGCAGAATGGACCCAAGGTGATGAATGAGCCTCTGTCATGTGCTGCAAGATTACAAGCAGTTGCAAGCATGGTAGAGAAAAGATCTAGTCCTACTGCTTCTCCTAAACCCAGCGTAGCTTGTAGTCAGCTAGCTTTACTTCTTTCAAGTGAAGCTCATTTGCAGCAGTATTCCAGGGAACATGCTTTAAAAGCACAAAATGCAAATCAGGTAGCAAGCGAGAGACTTGCTGCTATGGCGAGATTACAAGAAAGTGCCCAGAAAGACCCTGGCCATTTCAGTCTGTCAAAAGGAATGCCAAGCCATTTTAATGGTCAAATGAGatcatcagcaaaaacaataacTAGCCAGAGCAATATGGCACCATTTCAGAGCCCCATTGGAATCGTTCATTCTCCTCCCAAAAATGTAGGATACAAAAATACGTTGGAAAGAAACCATTTAAAACCATCTCCCAGCAACAGTTTGCTGTTACATCTTCTTAAAAGTCAGAATGcaactaaacaaacaaaagggcATGAGCAGAATGAGAGGCCGGGTATTTTTGAGGACAGTAGCACACCAACTACTGTGGATGAGTATTCAGACAACAATCCTAGTTTTACAGAAGATGACAGCAGTGACGATGAAAGTTCCCATTCTAACTGTCTTCCTATAGATTTATCTTTCAAACAGAGGACAGACAAACAAGATTCTGGACAGCCTGCTTCTATAGATAATCTGAGTCGGCCATTGTTTCATAATTGGGATCCAAAAATTCCATGTCTAGATAACAACAGTATGGAGAATAAAGAAGATAAAGACACTACTAAAGGTTCTAAACTGAATCCACATCAGAAAGTAACACTGCTTCAGTTATTACTTGGGCATAAGAGTGAAGATAAAGAGAAAAATACAGACTCTCAGGGACCACACAGTACAGCTGATGTGGCAACATTTACTGTACAAACTGGTAAGAGGACTCCTGTGACAGAAAGTTCCAGTGCAAATCGAAGAACTCCATTAAGCACTCCACCTTTGCTTATTTCTACAAAAGCAGACTCTCCTATAAATCTCTCCCACCAATCTTCTCTAACAGTCAAACATAATTCTCCACCATATGCTTGCAGCGTCCAGCCAGAGAGGTTAATGAATCCAGCATCTAAACATTTGATAGATCTTACAAAAAATAAAGAACTTAAAGGAACTAAAATGAACAGAAATGAAAGTGCACAAAATTCTGCAGCTTTCAGTGCCAGCAAGCTGTTGCAGAACTTAGCTCAATGTGGAATGCAGACTTCCATGTCAGGTGAAGAGCAAAGAACGAGCAAACAGCTGCTAACAGTAAATACAGATAAACCTATAGGGTTGATTGATAGATTGAATAGTCCTTTGCTCACAAATGTATCAGGTAAATttgaagaaaacaacaaaatattcaATTGTCATCCTACACCCACTGAACAAGGACTTCCTAGTTCAGAAATAGAAAATCTCCTTGAAAGACGCACTGTCCTTCAGTTGCTTCTGGGAACCCCCAATAAAGGTAAAAGTGAAAAGAAAGAGAGGATGCTTTTAAAAGATGAAAGCTCACAAGAACAGGTGGATAAGGCTTTGAGTGAGCAAATATTGACtgtgaaaataaaaactgaacCTTGTGAAGAATCAGATGTTCCTCATAATCCAAATGCACAGCCAATAAGAGAGAGTAAGGGTAACACATTTCAAGGAATAGCTTGTTCAGTGCAGAGAAACACAGGTGCCTCTCCGGCATCTGAGGACTTGAAACCTGAGCCTCTTTCACatgaagatttttctttttcaaaaaatgGCTTGTTAAGTCGATTGCTGAGACAGAATCAAGATAGTTACCCCGTTGATGATCTGGACAGAAGTCACAGAAATAGTGAACTGACACTTCTAGACTCAAAGAGCCTTTGCACCATTCCTAAGAAGAGGAAATTTCATACTGAGCCTTCAGAAAGTccattaaaaaaggtaaaaagtaATGTGACTGATGCTTCAAACAATCACATGTCTCCTGCAGAGACATTGTATCGGCCTTTGCTTAACCAGCAAGAGCTGAAATTTAACAGAAGCGATCTTGAATTTAAATATACTGCAGGTCATGGTTCAAATAATGAAAGTGAAAATAGGAGTTGGTCTAGAGATAGTAAAGGCTTTAATGTGTTGAAACAACTGCTTCTCTCAGAAAACTCTGAGAGAGATTTTTCACAGCATAGGAATAATGCAGTGACAGAGGGcaagaagaaaggaaacaaaaataatgtaGCAAATAATAAACCCGAATGTAGCATTTCCTCAATAAATGCATTAATGGGAAATCCTGTGCAACCAAACAGTTGTGTAGATCACAGGACATTTCAGTACCCAGTAGCAGTGAAGAGTCCTGCTAGTTCCCCCTTCTCTGAACATTTGGGATGTACAGTATCTAGACCTGAATCTGACCAATTTAGTGTTTGCCCCATACCCAGTGAAAAAGGCCCCATCAGATGGGTTATCACAGGAATGGACAAGGGTGAATATGAAAAAGACTCCCCAAGACTAACCAAAACCAATCCAATATTGTATTACATGTTACAGAAAGGAGGCAATTCTGTTAATAGCCAAGAAGCACATGATAAGGACATTTGGAGTGAACCTTCATTTACGGAAAATTCAACTCCTGTTACAATAAAGGAGGAGTTATTACCTGACACAGAACCTAAAATTCCTTTTCATAATTTAAGAAGCCCTTACAATAGCCATATGGGGAATAAGAGCTCCCATCAACACAATGTGAATGGAGAAGTGTATGGACTCTTGGAAAAGGTGCTAACAATCAAAAAAGAACCTGAGTGA